The following nucleotide sequence is from Zingiber officinale cultivar Zhangliang chromosome 10A, Zo_v1.1, whole genome shotgun sequence.
CAGTAGTTACTCCACCTCCGGTACCACCACCCATCGTACCTCCTGCCGCGCCCACCTATGctgaccctgcagtgccaccaATGGCACATGCCTCAGTCTATGCAGTAGCACCGGGGATGCCTCCCCTGCCTatgcagcggtaccacctgttataccagctccagtggttctgcCAGTTCCTGCAGTTGTCCCTACTtacctcactgatattgtcgcggcacgagcccgTATCCCAACATTGGCatagtcgatgaagagtcgattcacgcTCTTCAGAGGAGAGAttgatccgagtgtggctcagtcctggatagagaccatgaagcgaaccttcttctacatggcttgctcttagtgggagaaagcagagctggctgctttccatttacgggatgaggccgacacttggtgggttaCGCAGCGATCCATCataggcgagcagaacatcacctgggccagattcagagaggctttcgaGAGCTACTACTTCTCACGTgcatatcagatggctcgtcggtaggattttctgagtctgtgATAGAACAATCGTTCGGTGATAgagtataatgctgaatttaacCAGTTGACCAAATTCTGCCCAGAATTAGTAGCTGAGGACAGCTCCCGTATGCatcagtttattcagggactggatggacatctgcaagtaaagcttgccaGTTTTGGGAGTTCATCCTACATAGAGACACTGGACAGAGCCCtaatgatagagttagctcaacaGAGAGTATATCCGGataagaaaaggaagcagacgaGTCAGACATCAGGACAGATCCAGTAGACACAGGCAACCGGACAACAGCAGAGTGGTCGTAGTCGGTCAGGACAGGGTACTTCGGGGGCTTCTGGTCAACCTCAGAAGTTTGGGCGATCTGCATCAAGACGTTTCCGATCTTCACAGCAGAATCAGAAACAACCCGCCAGTGATATTCTCTGCactagatgtgggtccagagaccacgTCACCTCAGCCTGCTCCTTGGGATagccagtttgctattattgcaagcAGCCTGGGCACGTGAGACGAGATTGTTcgttgaaggctcagcacacgactTCTGGGGTTGCTGTTCATGGAGGATAGCACAGTTAGTCAGGGACTTGGCAAGGAGGGAagagagcccaatcttcgcatagtcagtagaggacagctccccctgtcgtagttgcatatggcatgcatggacaggagcactCCAGTGCCCTTATGGTACCACAAAGTTCTGTTGTGGGACCTCCATATCAGTTGCAACCCCAGCCCCTAGTCCAGTATCTGCAGCCTCAACCACTGGTTCAGTACTAGCCGCAGCCACAGCCACTGGTCCAGTACCAGTCACAGCCCCAGCCGCCGGTCCAGTATCAGTCGCAGCCCTCTCAGATTTCTCTGGCACAGTATCCAGCACCAtctcagtggcaggctcctgcccagaTGCAGCAGCCACTGGTAGCGCTACCACCTTCTCCTTCGCCCGAGACGGGGCGTATTcatgcggtcaccagagaggatgcgcagcgagtcGACAGATCCGTTTTCCGttgtatgatttccatttatgccttatctgctgatatactgatagatactggtgttgggattttcgagccgccaaaccgctttttgcattgcggaaaccccgaaatcccatgccaccggatccgtacgaagataaaaatttcgcgtacatgtttttctatcctagatctacatggttaagagattacccttgtagtgaAGCCCTTCGTGAATCCTGCTCAtccaaaagttgtcggatctcgagtgtgttcaagtggacacacctctatacgtatccacacgaacaatagagatggagaaaacacttagagtgtgctagcactctaaaggtgttcggccaaggaggaggagagggagagcaagaagagaggaggaagaagatgaagttacaCAAAACAAAATGTAACTCACACAATGAATTAAAAGTAGGCGGCCACTTCAAAGAGAGGTTTAtaaactccatggaataccaagagtcacaactcttggtctccctcatgaggtggcacacactcaagtaacctttgatgatgtggcacatcatcattggccagccCTATGctaagtcacaatgacatgacattagacaagtcaaggtcaagtcaaacttgactcttcatcttccatctcaagtcaagtcaaacttgacttaaattctcccatggttgatcaaatccaacctttgattcaagtcaatttaatttagtaaatctctatccattaaattaaattgattcaatgagtcataatctaaattagactcattggacacatgaatcaaattgagtccaactcaattagtctaatttggattactcttaatccaacttggttcatcacatgaacctaatcctcttggttcatcaaatgaacctaatctccatctaattgccctttgtgtgtgaccctataggttcttgtaacgttgacaatgctcctaaactcatttatgagtataagtaatgagcggtatctagcaacacatcattactacccaagttacaagaatattgagatccaacatcacctttgtgactactaattgtgactcttcacaatatatgacaagtgtccttctatgcttgatatctagattgatcaatttgaggtatataaggtgtcatcctctgatcaatctaaatcttgaactccaagtagactcactataatcaaatgagttcaatatctcatattgactcctttgggcatggccatgcacttagtggtctcactctatcaagaataacgatgtcactcccgttatataggagggatagatcccatctacatcactcacatccctccgcataatttgttacatatccagtaatcgcctttatagtccacccagttacgggtgacgtttgacgaagccaaagtatgcaactccttatgtagggaaccatggtgacttcaggtccaaggactaatagtcatactaatagccacatgagaaagtatatgacactcatataacaatccatgaaactttctcatggcgggtcattcagtatacattctccaatgcatactcatgtgtcaacttgatatctctatatccatgacttgtgagatcaagtcatcgagttgacctacatgctagtctcgtcgcattaacattgtccctgaatgttaatacttgactaggaatgattaagagtagtgttctctatatcatctcactatcgattcaaccaatcgatgatatagataagaacctactactcaaGTAAGTAACGTTGtcgttttttttttaacaacgcttttagtgaaaagcgttgtctatttctatattttcttactaatagacaacgttttttttaaaactgttgtcttttagtgaTTTTTGTGGGTCAATGACAACACTtcttgaaaagcgttgtctattaccATTTTTAGTGTTGTCTATTGTCAAGTTCTCATCTAAATTAAATCTAGAATGATACACACCGTTAGATCAAGTAAGGAGTTGAAAAACCCCTAGGTTTCACTCGCTCGCACCCACCTATCTTACGAAAACCTCCCGAACCCCTCTCACGACTTCTCATCTCTCGCCTTTtccatccaactcctcctctcacgcCCTCTCCGTCCAACTTCTCTCCGACAAACCCCTCTCCGGCGAACCCCTCTCTGTGAACCTCCCCTCCAAAGTCCTCTCCGTCAACAAGAAGAGGAGCTTCAGGATGCTCAACAAGAAGAGGAGCTACGCGCAGTACCATCTCGAATTAGGGCAGTCGGACTTCCTCCTCCGATCCTGCTCCGTCTGCGGGATGATGTACGCCCCCGGGGACGAGTCGGACCAGAAGCTCCACGGGGATTTCCATAAGAAGTACTACGAAGGAATTCGGTTCAAGGTCAATCTGATTGCTTCGATCTGTTCTCTGTTTCCATTTCGTCCTTGTTCTCTAGATTGTTTAATTTCGATGCACAGGGCTGGCGCAACGAGAGAGTTATCTCGATGCCCAGCGGAGGCAATTGTCGCATCCTGTTGGTTCTCGACGGTGACTCCCCATCGCACAAGCACAAGGTTGCTGGATTTACAACTTGATCGATCAGTCTTGTTCTTTTTTCCCTAGCGGTCGCAAACTGTTTGTTGAAATGACTGAGTAATTAGAAATGCATGTTCTTAAATTTGATTATGGAAAGGTTTTGACTTTTCAATTCCATAGCTTTGATGGAAGACAGTAACCATGCTTCTGGGATCACAAGTTAAGGAGGTGCTTACGATCGTGGAGAAGGAACTTGGGTTCCAAATAGTTCTCTGAGACGTTGCTTTGTTTAATAAGGTACTGAAAGACGCACTTCTTCATAGAACCATACTCAACTTTCTTTCCtattttgatattccttgagCTTAATTGCTAACGCTTAGATTGTAAGCATTAGATCACAAGCAAGATAGCATTCCGTTTCATTCTTTGCTTAAAATATAACTTAAGCATCAATATGTGCTTTCTGCATTGCAATATACATTGTTTCTATATATGGTTTGTTTTCAACTCTCAGTGCAATTTTCAAGCAGAAGTTACTTTTCCTAGATTAGATTTCCTCAAAATAGTGATGCAATTCTTAGATTATGCCCATTAAAATGAGTTTCTCTTTCTACAAATACAGAATTGAATGTCTACTTTAGAATTCGAAGCACATATCCATATTTCATCTATTCAAAATATCGTGtgaaccattcatggaatcaccAAAAAGTGCAAACACCATTTTAtgtctttttttctttttgcacCCGATTCATTTCTGTGCATTTTCAAGATGCATATAATATTGGTGGGCAAGTCATTACTGCCAACTGCATTGAGTACTCCATTTTGGGTTGTCGGACATCTCGGATGGGTCGTGTATGATCTTAATTTATATGAGTAGAAATTCAATATTCTTTATCATCAACTTCGTCGTGCCAATAACTTCTAACTGTCGTTATTGATCTAATCTGAAATTGTATGTTTGGTCTGATCACTCATTAGCCACATCACTGTCTTCTCTCTTCATCAGTGGCTTGAAACTATACTCTCAAATGCTACGAGGAAGAAATCTGGGGAAGACAAGCAGCTTATCTGGTCCAAAATGGGTCTCCCTAGTTGCCATCCCCTTGTTTTCTTTGCAATCTGCACCGGAGCTTCCTCGGACCCCATCGTAATCATCTTTTTCACTTCGCTTGCTTGCTCATGTCATTCAAGATATAAATTCACACACTCATTCAATCTTGCTGCAGCTAAGAGTCTACAGTGCCAAGAATGTGACAGAGGAGCTGGAGAAAGCCAAGAAGGAATTCCTTCGATCCCACGTTGTGGTCAAGAAATCTAACAAAGTTTTTCTGCCAAAAGTCCTCGATAGATACGCAAAAGGGATATGCATCAACTGTGACAATTCTACAAGCTTTAATAGATATGCAAGCTTTAAGTCTATCAAGCATGTTAAACTAAAAATTGTACAAGCTTTTCTTAGGAAGTTGGCAATTTTCCACTATTGGTTAAACTCATATTCTAAATaacgtttcattttagctttctttCTGCAAATACTGTATGCATTTTAGAATGAAGAAATATTGTACTGTATACATTTTAGAATGGAGAAATTGCAAGCTTTCTCAGCATATTAAAAACTGCATTTTAGAatgcagtttgaagaaacgttgcatttctgcaagctttctttctgcagtttgaagaaacgttgcattTCTGCAACAACAGTGCTTTTTATAAGAAAGCGTTTGCAGAGAAGAAAGCGTTTCATTTTTGCAAGCTTTCTTTCTGCAGTTTGAAGAAACATTGCATTTCTGtaagctttctttctttctttctgcaagcatttcatttctgagtaatgagttttggttcatttatagaaaatagctagtagaagtaattttttggtttaaactattgactgtaattttttgtttatatttcgggccaactgttcaatctgttcaaagctcacaaagatcCTAGACAAAATCCAATTGCTTATTCCTGTAATAGATTGAGAAAGACAAGCTATTTCTTCAGTATTGTGCTAGTAATTACTGTACTGTTTTGTCCCGTTCTCAAGCCGATAATAATTTTTGAgtgtagctagtagaagtaaacagattgttggcttCGAGGTCGGCTAGTtattttgtgctcttttgttttaaatgtgaatatcactatctactttgaaacaaaattagtgttaattttgatatttactagcttctcatgtaaatactaatattacttcaatgtcagaattctattattttggtatgagtttgtaatcattagctgagttgattatatataaaattcgaatctggacatggtaaaagaaaaataatagttttgtaaatataaaaataatgttttttaaattttttttttatttttttctttaaaacgacaacgcttttaaagcgttgcaaaaagtgttATCTTTGCAAAAAACAataacgcttttaaagcattgcaaAAACGTTGTCTTcggtacaaacgacaacgctttaaaagcgttgtcgttgagcagacttttaacaacagtgcttttaacaacgctttttcaggcacatagacaacgctttaaaagcattgtctattagcttttttcttgtagtgtataataaccaaaacaaatgtctttatatacataggaatatgatacaatgagtccatacaacaatcatcatatgattgactctagggctctaactaacaatctcctactagcactagtgctaatcagtgtaggctctaaggcccaatgacctagtgtgaccatcatgctttctctgtgccaaagtcttggtcaagggatctgcgatgttagcctctgtgggtactctgcaaatcttcacatctcctctatcgattatctctcgaatgagatggaagcatcgtagtatgtgtttggtccgctggtgtgagcgaggttccttagcctgtgcaattgctccattgttgtcataatagagctctatCAGattggctatgctaggaaccaccccaagctcagtaatgaacttgcggatccaaattgcctcctttgctgcttctgatgcaacaatatactcgatctctgttgtagaatcagcgactgtgtccagcttcgaactcttccagctcacaacaccgccatttatgcaaaacacgaacccagactgcgatcgataatcaccctggtcagtttggaagctagcatcactgtaaccctttacagctagctcgttatcgcctccatatatcaagaaatattctttagtccttctcaagtacttaagaatattcttgaccgctatctagtgactttcacctgaatctgactggtatctgctcgtcatgctcaaagcatacgaaacatcaggatgagtacatagcatggcgtacatgatagatcctatggctgaggcataagggattgtatccatgcggtctctctcctctctagaagagggactttgagcctttgaaagactcacaccatgtgacatcgacagaaatcccttcttggagttctgcatggcaaaccgtagtaataccttgtcaatatatgtactctgacttaggccaagcaatcttttagatctatctctatagatctgtatgcctagactACGGGCTGCTTCacataagtccttcattgagaaacaattccctagtcaagtctttacagactgcagcaaagggatgtcgttcccaatgagtagtatatcatccatatacaacacaaggaagacaattgtgttccttacaaccttcttgtagacacagggttcatcttcattcttgatgaaacaaaactatttgattgcatcatcgaatcgaagattctagctccgagaagcttgctttagtccataaatggacttatgcagcttgcatactctgccagtatgctgtggatctacaaaacccttaggttgtatcatgtacacatccttgagtaggtttccattcagaaacgtagttttgacatccatctaccagatctcataatcgtggtatgctgcaataacaagcatgatccgaatggacttaaacatcgctactggagaaaaggtttcatcatagtcaataccatgaatttgtttgaaacctttagctactagacgacccttatatataagtctatccatgtcagtctttcttttaaagactcacttgcacccaatgggtttgacccctttagGTGAAtcgaccaaagtccatacttagttggtgtacatggattccatctcggatctcatgacctctagccatttctcagaatctggtctcatcacagcttcctgataagaggtaggctcattctcaatgagcatagcgtcatcacggtcagacaagagaaatgagtatctctcaggttgatgacataccctatcagacctgcgaagaagtatgtctacttgaattggttgttgttccttaactccttgtggaataatctcatcatccacaacactttgtggttccagttcaacttccatcaaggcttcagtgctatggtccatatcctgaacttcttcaagattgaacgtactcccactagtttttctagaaacaaagtccctttctagaaaaaccccagtcttagccacaactactttgtgttgatcactaggaatgtagaagtaatatcccttcgtttccttgggatatccaataaaatagcacttatcggatttgggtcccagtttgtctgagacttgacgtcgaacgtaagcctcacaaccccaaatcctcataaaagacatctgggcatctctcccaatccatatcctatatgagatctttatcacaaccttggatggaacacggttgagtatgaaggctgctgtgtccagagcatagccccaaagagatataggaagatctgtgtgactcattatagaccgtagcatatctaatagggtacaattcctcctttcggatacaccactccactgtggtgttccaggaggagtgagctgggatagaatcccacactcagctagatagtcatgaaactcatgactaaggtattctccactttgatctgatcgaagtatcttaatactcttgccaagctggttttgtacttcattcttgaattctttgaacttttcaaaggattctgacttatgtgtcatcaaatacacttaaccatatctattgaagtcatcagtaaatgtaatgaagtacccataaccacctctagcagcgacattgaaaggtccacatacatcactatgtataagtcctaacaagtcagtcgctctctcgctgtatccactaaagggagtcttggtcatcttgcccagtaggcatgactcacatgtctcatatgattcaaaatcaaatgagtccagcaaaccatctttatggagctgggataagcgtttgtcatttatatgacctaagcgacaatgccagagataagtttggttcatttcatttaatttgaaccttttggtatttatattatagatagggttctctaagtctagaatgtagagtccgttcatcagaggtgcactacaatagaacatatcatttaaataaattgaacaacatttgttctttattataaatgaaaaacctttcttgtccaaacaagaaactgaaattatgttcttagtaagagcaagcacataacaacattcatctagtttaagtacaagcccagagggcaaagatagatagtaagtccct
It contains:
- the LOC122026669 gene encoding uncharacterized protein LOC122026669, producing the protein MLNKKRSYAQYHLELGQSDFLLRSCSVCGMMYAPGDESDQKLHGDFHKKYYEGIRFKGWRNERVISMPSGGNCRILLVLDDAYNIGGQVITANCIEYSILGCRTSRMGRWLETILSNATRKKSGEDKQLIWSKMGLPSCHPLVFFAICTGASSDPILRVYSAKNVTEELEKAKKEFLRSHVVVKKSNKVFLPKVLDRYAKGICINCDNSTSFNRYASFKSIKHVKLKIVQAFLRKLAIFHYWLNSYSK